The following are encoded together in the Lactuca sativa cultivar Salinas chromosome 1, Lsat_Salinas_v11, whole genome shotgun sequence genome:
- the LOC128128116 gene encoding uncharacterized protein LOC128128116, with product MASTEMVTKLGLITTNHPKPYALHWIDDGNKVKVTKQVKVALTMGSYEDEVLCDVIHVDACHILLGRPWQFDPDFVHRGRTNEHELKHNGKKIMLKPMSSSVMRSMSTKQGKRPTLTMLASEKEVEQILDHEEVVYMLVAKGDAKADRNDRLDGPLADLLVKYGDVFPTELPPGLPLIRGIEHQIDLIPGSPVPNKAAYRCNPEETKN from the coding sequence ATGGCCTCAACTGAAATGGTGACAAAATTAGGGTTGATCACTACGAATCACCCTAAGCCTTATGCACTCCATTGGATAGATGATGGAAATAAGGTCAAAGTAACAAAACAGGTGAAGGTTGCTCTCACAATGGGATCTTATGAAGACGAGGTATTATGTGATGTCATCCACGTGGATGCATGTCATATACTGTTAGGGAGGCCATGGCAATTTGACCCTGATTTTGTGCATAGGGGGAGGACTAACGAACACGAGTTGAAGCATAATGGCAAAAAAATTATGCTTAAGCCCATGTCCTCATCAGTTATGAGATCCATGAGTACTAAGCAAGGAAAAAGGCCAACTCTTACCATGTTGGCTAGTGAAAAGGAAGTGGAGCAAATCCTTGATCACGAGGAGGTGGTGTACATGTTGGTGGCTAAAGGAGATGCAAAGGCTGATCGAAATGACCGACTAGATGGTCCTTTGGCAGATTTACTTGTGAAGTATGGAGACGTTTTTCCAACGGAACTCCCACCAGGTTTACCTCTCATTCGTGGCATTGAACATCAAATTGATCTCATTCCAGGTTCCCCCGTACCAAACAAAGCAGCTTATCGTTGCAATCCGGAAGAAACTAAGAATTAG